The following coding sequences lie in one Streptococcus suis genomic window:
- a CDS encoding PTS sugar transporter subunit IIC → MSKIDTQKIIVPIMKFVNMKGIIALKDGMLAILPLTVVGSIFLILGQLPFEGLNAAIASIFGAEWTEPFMQVYSGTFAIMGLISCFAIGYSYAKNSGVEPLPAGVLSLSSFFILLKSSYIPVDGEPIGDAIAKVWFGGQGIIGAIIIGLVVGAIYTTFIQRHIVIKMPEQVPQAIAKQFEAMIPAFVIFLLSMIVYIVSKMATNGGTFIEMIYDVIQVPLQGLTGSLPGAIGIAFFISFLWWFGVHGQSVVNGVVTALLLSNLDANKALLAADKLSLENGAHIVTQQFLDSFLIMSGSGITFGIVFAMLFAAKSKQYKALGKVAAFPALFNVNEPVVFGFPIVMNPVMFLPFVLVPILAAFIVYGAISIGFMQPFSGVTLPWSTPAIISGFMVGGWQGAVVQIIILAVSTIVYFPFFKIQDKIAYESEMKEPV, encoded by the coding sequence ATGTCCAAAATTGATACACAAAAAATTATTGTCCCAATCATGAAATTTGTGAATATGAAAGGGATCATCGCTCTAAAAGATGGTATGTTGGCTATCTTGCCTTTAACAGTAGTTGGTAGTATTTTCTTAATTTTGGGGCAATTGCCTTTTGAAGGCTTAAATGCTGCAATAGCTTCTATATTTGGAGCGGAATGGACTGAACCGTTTATGCAAGTCTATAGCGGAACCTTTGCAATTATGGGCTTGATTTCTTGTTTTGCGATCGGCTATTCTTACGCCAAAAATAGTGGAGTTGAGCCTCTCCCTGCGGGCGTACTGTCCTTGTCTTCATTCTTTATCCTCTTGAAATCATCTTATATTCCAGTTGATGGAGAACCAATCGGTGATGCCATCGCAAAAGTATGGTTTGGTGGTCAAGGAATTATCGGTGCGATTATTATTGGTTTGGTAGTGGGCGCTATCTATACGACTTTTATTCAGCGTCATATTGTTATCAAGATGCCTGAACAAGTACCGCAAGCAATTGCCAAGCAGTTTGAAGCTATGATTCCAGCTTTTGTTATCTTTTTGCTATCTATGATTGTTTATATTGTTTCCAAGATGGCGACAAACGGTGGTACATTCATTGAAATGATTTACGATGTGATTCAAGTGCCACTACAAGGTTTGACTGGTTCATTACCAGGTGCGATTGGAATTGCTTTCTTCATTTCCTTCCTCTGGTGGTTTGGTGTACATGGCCAGTCAGTTGTCAATGGTGTCGTTACTGCTTTACTATTGTCAAACCTCGATGCCAATAAGGCCCTTTTAGCAGCAGATAAATTGTCTCTGGAAAATGGCGCCCACATCGTGACCCAACAATTCTTAGATAGTTTCTTGATTATGTCAGGTTCAGGTATTACCTTCGGTATTGTTTTTGCAATGCTATTTGCCGCTAAATCAAAACAATATAAGGCTCTTGGTAAGGTAGCGGCCTTTCCTGCACTCTTTAACGTAAATGAACCAGTCGTCTTTGGTTTTCCAATTGTGATGAATCCTGTTATGTTCTTACCATTTGTCTTGGTACCGATCTTAGCGGCTTTCATTGTCTACGGTGCAATCTCAATAGGCTTTATGCAACCATTTTCAGGTGTGACCCTACCCTGGTCTACTCCAGCAATCATTTCTGGTTTTATGGTGGGTGGTTGGCAAGGTGCAGTTGTTCAAATCATTATTTTAGCTGTCTCAACTATTGTTTATTTCCCATTCTTCAAAATCCAAGATAAGATTGCCTATGAAAGTGAAATGAAAGAACCAGTTTAG
- a CDS encoding PTS lactose/cellobiose transporter subunit IIA — translation MEMIIADQLIMGLIIYAGDAKSHAYQALSLVKAGEEERAEEELELADAALLEAHNMQTKFLAQEAGGAKSDITALFVHSQDHLMTSITEINLIKEIIDLRKELKKVG, via the coding sequence ATGGAAATGATTATTGCAGATCAATTGATCATGGGATTGATTATTTATGCTGGAGATGCGAAAAGTCACGCCTACCAAGCTTTGTCGCTAGTCAAAGCAGGTGAAGAAGAGCGAGCAGAAGAGGAATTAGAATTGGCAGATGCAGCATTATTAGAAGCTCACAATATGCAGACAAAATTCTTAGCACAGGAAGCTGGGGGAGCAAAATCTGATATTACAGCACTATTTGTCCATTCGCAAGATCATTTGATGACATCTATTACAGAAATCAATTTGATTAAAGAAATCATTGATTTGCGGAAAGAACTAAAAAAAGTTGGCTAA
- a CDS encoding glycerol dehydrogenase: MKVFASPSRYIQGKHVLFQGAEAIGKLGTKPLILCDDLVYGIVGEKFLSYLVEEGMQVHRVAFNGEASDKEIQRVVEIGKEQASDVVIGLGGGKTIDSAKAIADLLGVPVVIAPTIASTDAPTSALSVIYSEEGAFERYIFYKKNPDLVLVDTAIICQAPPRLLASGIADGLATWVEARAILQSNGTTMAGGGQTLAGIAIAQACEQTLFEYGLQAMASCKAKVVTAALENIVEANTLLSGLGFESAGLAAAHAIHNGFTALEGDIHHLTHGEKVAYGTLTQLFLENRPKEELEKYIRFYQALSLPTTLEELHLADAGYEDLLKVGQQATIEGETIHGMPFAISAEDVAEALMAVDYYVRSLDK, translated from the coding sequence ATGAAAGTATTTGCAAGTCCATCTCGCTATATTCAAGGTAAACATGTCCTTTTCCAAGGTGCAGAAGCTATCGGAAAATTAGGAACAAAGCCTTTGATTCTTTGTGATGATTTAGTATATGGGATTGTCGGTGAGAAGTTTTTGTCCTATCTCGTTGAAGAAGGGATGCAAGTCCATCGTGTTGCCTTTAATGGAGAAGCATCTGACAAGGAAATCCAGCGCGTCGTAGAAATCGGAAAAGAACAGGCTAGTGATGTCGTAATCGGTCTAGGTGGTGGTAAGACAATTGACTCAGCCAAGGCGATTGCTGATTTACTAGGGGTGCCAGTTGTCATTGCTCCAACAATTGCTTCAACAGATGCTCCGACATCTGCTTTATCTGTCATTTATTCTGAAGAAGGGGCGTTTGAACGCTATATTTTCTATAAGAAAAATCCAGATCTTGTCTTGGTAGATACAGCGATTATTTGTCAAGCACCGCCACGTCTTTTGGCTTCTGGTATTGCGGATGGCTTGGCGACGTGGGTAGAAGCGCGTGCTATTTTACAAAGCAATGGAACAACAATGGCAGGAGGAGGTCAGACACTTGCTGGTATCGCTATTGCGCAAGCCTGTGAACAAACACTCTTTGAATATGGACTTCAAGCCATGGCCAGCTGTAAAGCCAAGGTTGTGACAGCTGCTTTAGAGAACATTGTTGAAGCCAATACCTTGCTAAGTGGTTTAGGCTTTGAAAGTGCAGGTTTGGCCGCGGCGCATGCGATACACAATGGATTCACCGCCTTGGAGGGAGACATTCACCATTTGACACATGGTGAAAAAGTGGCTTATGGGACCTTGACCCAGCTCTTCTTGGAAAACCGTCCGAAAGAAGAATTGGAAAAATACATCCGTTTCTATCAAGCCTTGAGTCTTCCAACAACTTTGGAGGAGTTACATTTGGCTGATGCTGGTTATGAAGATCTATTGAAAGTCGGCCAACAAGCGACGATTGAAGGAGAAACAATTCACGGTATGCCATTTGCTATTTCAGCAGAAGACGTTGCAGAAGCTCTGATGGCTGTTGACTACTATGTTCGCTCGTTAGATAAATAA
- a CDS encoding IS30 family transposase — MKNKHLTLSDRNDIQIGIEQLKPFSAIAAKLGKDPSTISKEVRRNRVIKENSSTSNCEACPLLKKAPYVCNACPKKRGNCGYQKQFYYAKRAQLDYEAKLSDSRTGVALNKEEFYRMDEIVSAAIQKGQHLNHIIASNELSASRASIYRYLEKGYLSTKPIDFPRVVKFRKRRTRNLQPIPKTAKDGRSYEDFQRFLIEKGISYWLEMDTVTGRIGGKVLLTFNLSFCNFIFARLLDNKTANEVAKHLYAIKNDLHQKEMDFCELFPVILTDNGGEFARVDDIEMDVRGESKLFFCDPNRSDQKGRIEKNHTLIRDILPKGSSFDNLTQEDINLVCSHVNSVRRASFNGKSAYELFTFTYGDELATLLGISKIDPENVIQSPRLLDK, encoded by the coding sequence ATGAAAAACAAACACTTAACCCTCTCTGATCGCAATGATATTCAAATAGGAATTGAACAACTTAAGCCCTTCTCAGCTATCGCTGCTAAGCTAGGAAAAGACCCGTCCACAATCTCAAAAGAAGTTCGGAGAAATAGGGTGATAAAAGAGAACTCTAGTACCTCCAATTGTGAGGCCTGCCCTTTACTCAAAAAGGCTCCCTACGTTTGTAATGCCTGTCCGAAAAAGAGAGGCAACTGCGGATACCAGAAACAGTTCTACTACGCAAAAAGAGCTCAGCTTGATTATGAAGCTAAGCTCTCAGACTCGAGAACGGGTGTTGCGCTAAACAAGGAAGAATTCTATCGCATGGATGAGATTGTTTCTGCTGCCATCCAAAAGGGACAACACCTCAACCACATCATCGCCTCAAACGAACTTTCGGCATCCAGAGCTTCTATCTACCGATACCTTGAAAAAGGCTATCTGTCCACAAAGCCCATTGATTTCCCCCGTGTCGTGAAATTCAGAAAGCGGAGAACCAGAAACCTACAACCCATTCCTAAAACTGCCAAAGATGGACGGTCTTACGAGGACTTCCAACGCTTTCTCATAGAGAAAGGAATCAGCTATTGGCTGGAAATGGACACCGTTACTGGACGGATCGGCGGAAAGGTACTTCTCACCTTTAACCTCTCCTTCTGTAACTTTATCTTCGCTCGATTACTTGATAATAAAACAGCTAATGAGGTCGCTAAACATCTCTACGCTATCAAGAATGACCTACATCAGAAAGAGATGGACTTCTGCGAACTATTCCCTGTCATTCTGACCGATAATGGTGGTGAGTTCGCCAGAGTGGACGACATCGAAATGGATGTTCGTGGAGAATCAAAGCTCTTCTTCTGTGACCCCAATCGTTCTGACCAGAAAGGGAGAATTGAGAAGAATCACACACTTATCAGAGATATTCTTCCTAAAGGAAGTTCGTTTGATAACTTGACACAGGAGGACATCAACCTGGTTTGTTCGCATGTCAACAGCGTCAGACGAGCTTCTTTCAACGGAAAATCCGCCTATGAACTCTTTACATTTACCTACGGTGATGAATTGGCAACACTTTTGGGAATCTCTAAAATTGACCCTGAGAACGTCATCCAATCACCTCGATTATTGGATAAATAA
- a CDS encoding fructose-6-phosphate aldolase (similar to transaldolase from Escherichia coli; many organisms have multiple copies) — translation MEFMLDTLNIEEIRKWAEVLPLAGVTSNPTIAKKEGDIDFFERLHLIRDIIGPNASLHVQVVAKDYEGILADAKKIREFAPENVYIKVPVTPAGLAAMKTLKAQGYQITATAIYTVFQGLLAIEAGADYLAPYYNRMANLNIDSNAVIAQLSEAIDRECSESKILAASFKNVEQVNQAFANGAQAITAGADIFEAAFSMPSIEKAVNDFADDWSAIHGRYTI, via the coding sequence ATGGAATTCATGCTGGACACCTTAAATATAGAGGAAATACGAAAATGGGCTGAGGTTCTACCCCTTGCGGGGGTGACCTCAAACCCAACGATTGCGAAGAAAGAAGGTGACATTGACTTTTTTGAACGTTTGCACCTTATCCGTGATATCATCGGACCAAATGCTTCACTACATGTGCAAGTTGTGGCAAAGGATTATGAAGGGATTTTGGCAGACGCTAAAAAAATTCGTGAATTTGCACCGGAAAATGTCTATATTAAGGTTCCGGTAACGCCTGCTGGTTTGGCTGCTATGAAAACATTGAAAGCGCAAGGTTATCAGATTACAGCAACAGCGATTTATACCGTTTTTCAGGGCTTGTTAGCTATTGAAGCGGGTGCAGATTACTTAGCGCCGTACTACAATCGCATGGCCAATCTGAATATTGATTCGAATGCGGTCATCGCTCAGTTATCAGAAGCGATTGATAGGGAGTGTTCGGAAAGTAAAATTTTAGCGGCATCATTCAAAAATGTGGAGCAAGTAAACCAAGCATTTGCAAATGGGGCGCAGGCTATTACGGCAGGTGCAGATATATTTGAAGCAGCCTTTTCTATGCCATCCATTGAAAAGGCGGTAAATGATTTTGCAGATGATTGGTCTGCCATTCATGGAAGGTATACTATCTAA
- a CDS encoding formate C-acetyltransferase/glycerol dehydratase family glycyl radical enzyme, producing MKTVTEVAGTSIKTEYFGSLTNRMNKYREDVLDKKPYIDAERAVLATKAYQEHREKPNVLKRAYMLKEILENMTLYIEEESLIAGNQASSNKDAPIFPEYTLEFVLNELDLFEKRDGDVFYITEETKEQLRSIAPFWEKNNLRSRAGVLLPDEVQVYMATGFFGMEGKMNSGDAHLAVNYQKVLEQGLRGFEERVRAAKAKLDLTDPASIDKYHFYDSIFIIIDAVKAYADRFVALATELAEKAPTAQRRQELLEIARICAKVPYEPAETFAEAVQSVWFIQCILQIESNGHSLSYGRFDQYMYPYVKADLEAGRETEDSIVERLTNLWIKTITINKVRSQSHTFSSAGSPLYQNVTIGGQTRDKKDAVNPLSYLVLKSVAQTHLPQPNLTVRYHAGLDARFMNECIEVMKLGFGMPAFNNDEIIIPSFIEKGVLEEDAYDYSAIGCVETAVPGKWGYRCTGMSYMNFPKVLLITMNDGIDPASGKRFAPAFGHFKDMKSFEELETAWEKTLRHLTRMSVVVENAIDIALEREVPDILCSALTDDCIGRGKHLKEGGAIYDYISGLQVGIANLSDSLAAIKKLVFEEGRLTPEELWHALETDYAGERGKEIQEMLIEDAPKYGNDDDYADQLVTDAYNIYVDEIAKYPNTRFGRGPIGGIRYSGTSSISANVGQGRGTLATPDGRNAGTPLAEGCSPSHNMDKNGPTSVLKSVTKLPTHEIVGGVLLNQKVNPQTLAKEEDKQKLIALLRTFFNRLHGYHIQYNVVSRETLIDAQLHPEKHRDLIVRVAGYSAFFNVLSRATQDDIIGRTEHTL from the coding sequence ATGAAAACAGTGACTGAAGTAGCTGGCACTAGCATTAAAACTGAGTATTTTGGAAGTCTGACTAATCGGATGAACAAATACAGAGAAGATGTCCTTGATAAGAAGCCCTATATTGACGCGGAACGGGCTGTTTTAGCAACAAAAGCCTATCAAGAACATAGAGAGAAGCCCAATGTATTAAAAAGGGCCTATATGCTCAAGGAAATATTGGAGAACATGACGCTTTATATTGAAGAAGAAAGTCTGATTGCAGGTAACCAAGCTTCTTCAAATAAAGATGCTCCCATCTTCCCAGAATATACCTTGGAGTTTGTATTGAATGAATTGGATTTATTCGAAAAGCGGGATGGGGATGTCTTCTATATTACCGAGGAAACTAAGGAGCAGTTGCGCAGCATCGCTCCATTCTGGGAAAAGAATAATCTTCGTTCACGTGCAGGTGTCTTGCTTCCAGATGAAGTTCAAGTTTATATGGCAACTGGCTTCTTTGGTATGGAAGGTAAGATGAACTCTGGCGATGCCCACTTGGCTGTCAATTACCAAAAGGTATTGGAACAAGGTTTGCGTGGTTTTGAGGAGCGAGTTCGTGCAGCAAAGGCTAAGCTTGATTTGACGGATCCTGCAAGTATTGATAAGTACCATTTCTATGATTCAATCTTTATCATCATTGATGCGGTGAAAGCATACGCAGATCGTTTTGTCGCCTTGGCTACTGAATTGGCAGAGAAAGCACCAACAGCTCAACGCCGTCAAGAACTACTGGAGATTGCACGGATTTGTGCGAAGGTGCCGTATGAACCTGCTGAAACATTTGCAGAGGCAGTGCAATCTGTCTGGTTTATCCAGTGTATCTTGCAAATCGAGTCGAATGGACATTCTCTATCCTATGGACGTTTCGACCAATACATGTATCCGTATGTAAAAGCTGATTTAGAAGCAGGACGTGAAACGGAAGACAGCATCGTCGAACGCTTGACTAACTTGTGGATTAAGACCATTACTATCAACAAGGTTCGTAGTCAATCACATACCTTCTCATCTGCTGGTAGTCCACTATACCAAAATGTAACCATTGGTGGACAAACACGTGATAAGAAGGATGCTGTCAATCCACTTTCTTACTTAGTATTGAAATCTGTTGCCCAAACACACCTGCCACAGCCAAACTTGACTGTTCGCTATCATGCAGGCCTAGATGCTCGCTTCATGAATGAATGTATCGAAGTCATGAAACTTGGTTTCGGTATGCCTGCCTTTAACAACGATGAAATTATCATTCCATCCTTTATCGAGAAAGGTGTCTTGGAAGAAGATGCCTATGACTACAGTGCGATTGGCTGTGTAGAAACGGCTGTTCCTGGTAAATGGGGATACCGTTGTACAGGTATGAGCTATATGAACTTCCCGAAAGTTTTATTGATTACCATGAATGATGGTATCGATCCTGCATCAGGCAAACGGTTTGCACCAGCCTTTGGTCACTTCAAAGATATGAAATCCTTTGAAGAGCTTGAAACGGCATGGGAAAAGACACTTCGTCATCTAACACGGATGAGTGTCGTCGTTGAAAATGCAATTGACATTGCTTTAGAAAGAGAAGTACCAGACATTCTCTGCTCAGCTCTGACAGATGACTGTATCGGTCGTGGCAAGCACCTGAAAGAAGGTGGAGCGATTTACGATTACATTTCTGGTCTGCAGGTTGGCATTGCCAATTTATCTGATTCTCTAGCAGCAATCAAAAAATTAGTCTTTGAAGAAGGACGATTGACTCCAGAAGAATTATGGCATGCATTAGAAACAGACTATGCTGGGGAGCGTGGTAAAGAAATCCAGGAAATGTTGATTGAAGATGCACCAAAATATGGTAACGATGATGATTATGCCGACCAGTTGGTGACAGATGCTTACAACATTTATGTGGATGAAATTGCCAAGTACCCCAATACTCGCTTTGGTCGTGGTCCGATTGGTGGTATCCGTTATTCAGGTACATCATCCATTTCAGCCAATGTTGGACAGGGGCGTGGTACGTTGGCAACTCCAGACGGTCGCAATGCAGGCACACCGTTGGCAGAAGGTTGTTCTCCATCACATAATATGGATAAAAATGGACCGACATCCGTTTTGAAATCAGTTACCAAATTACCAACACATGAAATTGTTGGAGGCGTTCTACTCAATCAGAAGGTCAATCCACAAACACTTGCCAAAGAAGAAGACAAACAAAAATTAATTGCCCTCTTGCGGACATTCTTTAACCGCTTGCATGGCTATCATATTCAGTACAATGTTGTCTCTCGAGAAACCTTGATTGATGCACAACTACATCCTGAAAAACACCGTGATTTGATTGTCCGTGTAGCAGGTTATTCAGCATTCTTCAATGTATTGTCGAGAGCAACACAAGACGACATCATTGGTCGTACAGAACATACATTGTAA
- a CDS encoding glycerol dehydrogenase has translation MKQFSGLSRTIQGNHLLDTCAIDILKIGHRPLVLCTKQEYNTTVESFVKVLTCHGLIVKIAYMEEWDQNSVEECGEVGFRHRADHIIGIGNSSVAACTKAVADLLDLPAVLIPTSPLATLPRVSLENKKRERPLFNESIQLIIADREQLLIQTTSELINGLVNTLLYLAAIKEVKRNHLFSLVDDILIRGFESVLLRSSLQAIENFEARILSKEVQDVLEVLSTCVTLDLPSDAWDVIQQIESKLSERREDLVDEPLKRNVVLYLFLTYLTQESEEFQARLKWCQQLLLSANSSNLLLLEAVFKEIALEIGEDGSTRC, from the coding sequence ATGAAACAATTCTCAGGTCTTTCACGCACTATCCAAGGAAATCATCTTTTAGACACTTGTGCGATTGACATTTTGAAAATAGGTCATCGCCCCCTTGTTTTATGTACAAAACAGGAGTATAATACGACTGTAGAAAGTTTTGTGAAAGTTTTAACTTGTCATGGACTTATTGTTAAAATAGCCTATATGGAGGAGTGGGACCAGAACTCGGTTGAAGAATGTGGGGAGGTTGGTTTCCGACATCGTGCAGACCATATTATTGGCATTGGTAATAGTTCCGTGGCAGCTTGTACAAAGGCTGTTGCAGATTTACTAGACTTGCCAGCTGTTCTTATACCGACTTCGCCGCTTGCCACTCTACCTCGGGTATCGTTGGAAAATAAGAAAAGAGAGCGACCATTGTTTAATGAGTCCATCCAGCTAATTATAGCGGATAGGGAGCAATTATTGATACAAACTACCTCGGAGTTGATAAATGGATTGGTCAACACTCTTCTTTATCTAGCAGCCATAAAAGAAGTAAAAAGAAATCATCTATTCAGCTTGGTAGATGATATTCTTATCAGAGGTTTTGAAAGCGTTTTATTAAGAAGTAGTCTTCAAGCTATAGAGAATTTTGAAGCCCGAATATTATCAAAAGAAGTACAAGATGTCTTAGAAGTTCTTTCTACTTGTGTAACATTAGACCTACCTAGTGATGCTTGGGACGTGATTCAACAAATAGAATCAAAGCTCAGCGAAAGAAGAGAGGATTTAGTGGATGAGCCATTGAAACGAAATGTTGTCCTCTATTTGTTTTTGACCTATTTGACTCAGGAATCAGAAGAATTTCAAGCCAGGCTGAAGTGGTGTCAACAGTTGCTTTTGTCTGCAAACTCTAGCAATCTATTGTTGCTGGAGGCCGTTTTCAAGGAAATTGCACTAGAGATAGGAGAAGATGGCTCGACACGTTGCTAG
- a CDS encoding PTS sugar transporter subunit IIB, with amino-acid sequence MVKIALFCAAGFSTGMLVNNMKIAAADAGVEVEIDAHSQGKIADYLDEIDVALLGPQVAYTLDKSKALCDEKQVPIAVIPMADYGMLDGEKVLQLALSMVS; translated from the coding sequence ATGGTTAAAATCGCTCTATTTTGTGCCGCTGGTTTTTCTACAGGCATGTTGGTAAACAACATGAAGATTGCAGCAGCAGACGCAGGTGTCGAAGTAGAAATCGACGCGCATTCTCAAGGGAAAATTGCAGATTACCTTGACGAAATTGATGTAGCTTTATTGGGACCACAAGTAGCATATACGCTTGATAAGTCAAAAGCGCTCTGTGATGAAAAGCAAGTCCCTATTGCCGTGATTCCAATGGCAGACTACGGGATGTTGGACGGGGAAAAAGTTCTTCAATTGGCACTCAGCATGGTTTCATAA